The Anaeromicrobium sediminis genome segment AGTTGCAAGGAGGTGGACTACCACATGTCAGCAAACTTAAACGCTAAAAAGCAAGTTGTTGAAGAAATTAAAGAAAAGCTTTCTAAGGCTCAATCTGCAGTAATAGTAGACTATAAAGGTTTAACAGTTGAGCAGGCGGATAAATTAAGAAAGTCTATGAGAGAAGCTGGAGTAGAATATAAGGTATACAAAAACACTTTAGTAAGATTAGCTGTTAAGGACAGTGAGTTCGAAGGATTAACTGAAAACTTAACAGGAACAAACGCTATTGCATTTGGATACGAAGATCCAGTAACTCCTGCAAAGATTTTAAATGACTTCGCAAAAGAAAGTAAAGCTTTAACATTAAAAGCAGGTGTTGTTGAAGGACAATACTACGGAGCAGGTACTATTCAAGAAATTGCAGATATTCCATCAAGAGATGTATTACTTGCTAAGTTACTTGGAAGCATTAAGTCTCCATTATCTAACTTCGCTTACTTAATTCAAGCGATGATTGATAAGAACGAAGGACAAGAAGCATAAAAAAAAATTAAATTGAAAAATTTCGGAGGTGCACAATAATGACTAGAGAGCAAATTATTGAAGCTATTAAAAATATGACAGTTTTAGAATTAAACGAGTTAGTTAAAGCTTGTGAAGAAGAATTCGGAGTATCTGCAGCAGCACCAGTTGTTGTAGCAGGTGGAGCAGCAGGTGGAGCAGCAGAAGAAAAGACTGAGTTTGATGTTGTTTTAGCAAGTGCTGGAACTCAAAAGATTAAAGTAATCAAGGCTGTAAGAGAAGTAACAGGATTAGGATTAAAAGAAGCTAAGGCTGCAGTTGATGGAGCTCCTACAACATTAAAAGAAGCAGTTTCTAAAGAAGAAGCTGAAGAAGTAAAAGCTAAATTAGAAGAAGTTGGAGCAGCTGTAGAAGTTAAGTAATTCAGTTGACCAGATAAAGGGCTCTGGAGAAATCCAGAGTACCTTTTTATGTTTGAAAAATAAAAATATAGATTAAACTATATTTTGACACAAAATAAAAAACCCCCACTTATGAGTAAGATGGGGGTAATTAAATATTAATGTGAAAAACAATATGTATGAATTCATTATAACATAATATCGAAAGCTTGACAAGTGAGGTACGTTGTGATACCATTATAAATTGCCATGACAGGCAAAAAAAATAATGAATAAAATTCGTTTATGTTGGAAATAGTATAAACTATGACTTCGAATGATAAACCTTTGCGTTTTGTTAAGGTTTCATATAGATAATACATAAAAAAAGCAACTTATGTCAAGAAACAAACTATCATAATTTCTATATTACATAAAGTTAAATTGTAGTAGGGAAATTTTGCTTTTTTATGTATAAACATAAATTGTATATTACTGCAAGGGGTGAAAAAAATGCCACATCCTATTAAGGTCGGAAAAAGAACAAGAATGACCTACTCTAGAATTGAACAAGTAGCACAAATGCCGAATCTTATTGAAATTCAGCGAAAATCTTATGAGTGGTTTTTAGAACAAGGTCTACGTGAAGTCTTTGATGACATCTCGCCAATTCAAGATTATACAGGAAACTTAATCTTAGAATTTATTGACTATTCTTTAGATGGGCAGCCTAAATATGACATAGAAGAATCTAAAGAAAGAGATGTAACTTATGCTGCACCACTTAAGGTAAAGGTAAGATTGATCAATAAAGAAACTGGAGAAGTTAAGGAACAAGAAGTATTTATGGGAGATTTCCCACTTATGACTGACAAGGGTACTTTTATTATAAATGGTGCCGAAAGAGTTATAGTAACTCAGTTAGTTCGTTCTCCAGGACCTTATTATGCAAGAGAAATTGATAAAACAGGTAAAAGATTGTATTCTACTACTATTATTCCTAACCGTGGAGCTTGGTTAGAGTATGAAACAGATTCTAATGACATTATTTCTGTGAGAGTAGATAGAACTAGAAAGCAACCTATGACTGTTTTATTAAGAGCATTAGGATTTAGTTCTGATGCAGAAATTCTTCAAATATTTGGAGAAAGTGAAAGATTAATGAGAACTCTAGATAAGGATAGTACTAAAACTCAAGAAGATGGTTTACTTGAAATATATAAAAAATTAAGACCTGGTGAACCACCTACTGTTGAAAGTGCTAGATCTTTAATAGATTCATTATTCTTTGATCCTAAGAGATATGACTTAGCTAAAGTTGGACGTTATAAGTACAACAAAAAATTAACTATAGTTAATAGAATCACAGGAAAAATAGCATCAGAAAATGTAATACATCCAGACACTGGTGAATTATATGTGGAATCTGGAGAAAAAATTTCTAGAGAGAAAGCTCTACATATAGAGAATTCTGGGATTAAAATGGTTGCTATACTAGATGAAGAAGAAAAAGAAGTAAAAGTAATAGGTAACCATTTCGTTGATATTGCAAGTCATATTAAGTTCAATATTGATGATGTAAATATTGAAGACAGAGTACATTACCCTGTTTTAAAAGAAATTTTAGATGAATACACTAACGAAGAAGATATTAAAGAAGCCCTGAAAGAAAGAAGGAAGGACTTATCTCCAAAACATATTATTATAGATGATATTATGGCTTCCATAAGTTATATATTAAATCTTGGACATGGTATTGGAGTAATAGATGATATAGATCATTTAGGAAACAGAAGATTACGTTCTGTTGGAGAGTTATTACAGAATCAATTTAGAATTGGTCTATCTAGAATGGAGAGAGTCATAAAAGAAAGAATGACTATTCAAGATATAGATGTAATAACACCACAAGCTTTAATTAATATAAGACCTGTGGCAGCAGCAATAAAAGAGTTCTTTGGAAGTTCTCAGTTGTCACAATTTATGGATCAAACAAATCCATTGGCAGAATTAACTCATAAGAGAAGATTATCTGCATTAGGACCAGGAGGTCTTTCTCGTGAAAGAGCAGGATTCGAAGTTCGTGACGTGCACCATTCTCACTATGGTCGTATGTGCCCTATAGAAACTCCAGAAGGTCCAAACATCGGTCTTATAGGTTCTTTAACTACTTATGGAAAAATCAATGAATATGGATTTATTGAATCTCCATACAGAAAAGTAGATAAGGAAACTGGTATTGCCACAACTGAAATTCACTACTTAACTGCTGATGAGGAAGATGTATTTGTTGTAGCTCAAGCAAATGAGCCCTTAGATGAAGAAGGTAAATTTGTTAATAGAAGAGTTGCATCAAGAGGTCTATATGGAGAAATAGATGTTGTTCCAAGATTAGAAGTAGACTATATGGACGTTACACCTCAGCAAATGGTATCTGTGGCCACTGCTATGATTCCATTCCTTGAAAATGACGATGCCAACCGTGCCCTTATGGGATCTAACATGCAACGTCAGGCTGTACCACTAGTTAAAACGGATGCACCAATAATTGGTACAGGTATGGAGTATATAGCAGGAAAGGACTCTGGCGCGGTAGTAGTTGCTAAGAACGCAGGAGTAGTAGAAAGAGTAAGTGCTGATGAAATCTTAATAAGAAGAGATGATAATAAAGCATTAGAT includes the following:
- the rplJ gene encoding 50S ribosomal protein L10, yielding MSANLNAKKQVVEEIKEKLSKAQSAVIVDYKGLTVEQADKLRKSMREAGVEYKVYKNTLVRLAVKDSEFEGLTENLTGTNAIAFGYEDPVTPAKILNDFAKESKALTLKAGVVEGQYYGAGTIQEIADIPSRDVLLAKLLGSIKSPLSNFAYLIQAMIDKNEGQEA
- the rplL gene encoding 50S ribosomal protein L7/L12, coding for MTREQIIEAIKNMTVLELNELVKACEEEFGVSAAAPVVVAGGAAGGAAEEKTEFDVVLASAGTQKIKVIKAVREVTGLGLKEAKAAVDGAPTTLKEAVSKEEAEEVKAKLEEVGAAVEVK
- the rpoB gene encoding DNA-directed RNA polymerase subunit beta, which gives rise to MPHPIKVGKRTRMTYSRIEQVAQMPNLIEIQRKSYEWFLEQGLREVFDDISPIQDYTGNLILEFIDYSLDGQPKYDIEESKERDVTYAAPLKVKVRLINKETGEVKEQEVFMGDFPLMTDKGTFIINGAERVIVTQLVRSPGPYYAREIDKTGKRLYSTTIIPNRGAWLEYETDSNDIISVRVDRTRKQPMTVLLRALGFSSDAEILQIFGESERLMRTLDKDSTKTQEDGLLEIYKKLRPGEPPTVESARSLIDSLFFDPKRYDLAKVGRYKYNKKLTIVNRITGKIASENVIHPDTGELYVESGEKISREKALHIENSGIKMVAILDEEEKEVKVIGNHFVDIASHIKFNIDDVNIEDRVHYPVLKEILDEYTNEEDIKEALKERRKDLSPKHIIIDDIMASISYILNLGHGIGVIDDIDHLGNRRLRSVGELLQNQFRIGLSRMERVIKERMTIQDIDVITPQALINIRPVAAAIKEFFGSSQLSQFMDQTNPLAELTHKRRLSALGPGGLSRERAGFEVRDVHHSHYGRMCPIETPEGPNIGLIGSLTTYGKINEYGFIESPYRKVDKETGIATTEIHYLTADEEDVFVVAQANEPLDEEGKFVNRRVASRGLYGEIDVVPRLEVDYMDVTPQQMVSVATAMIPFLENDDANRALMGSNMQRQAVPLVKTDAPIIGTGMEYIAGKDSGAVVVAKNAGVVERVSADEILIRRDDNKALDRYKLLKFKRSNQGTCINQRPIVDKGEYIEEGMIIADGPSTDYGEIALGKNILVGFMTWEGYNFEDAILLNEKIVKEDMLSSIHIEEYEAEARDTKLGPEEITRDIPNVGEDALKDLDERGIIRVGAEVNSGDILVGKVTPKGETELTAEERLLRAIFGEKAREVRDTSLRVPHGESGIIVDVKVFTRENGDELPPGVNVLVRCYIAKKRKIMVGDKMAGRHGNKGVISRILPEEDMPFLDDGTPLQIVLNPLGVPSRMNIGQVLEIHLALAAKKLGWRVATPVFDGAHEDDIRVAFKEAGYPEDGKLQLRDGRTGEFFDNRVTVGYMYMLKLHHLVDDKIHARSTGPYSLVTQQPLGGKAQFGGQRFGEMEVWALEAYGAAHTLQEILTVKSDDVVGRVKAYESIVKGENIPEPGVPESFKVLIKELQSLSLDVKVLGTSEEEIEIKESVEEENSELDSMLEIEEVHDQNQVVEATEEVEEENDSDESDLDLSELNLDDLGDYGVYDDEL